The following are encoded in a window of Aedes albopictus strain Foshan unplaced genomic scaffold, AalbF5 HiC_scaffold_23, whole genome shotgun sequence genomic DNA:
- the LOC115263885 gene encoding octapeptide-repeat protein T2-like translates to MFLAARLEGRSAGRHGKSGEQQGRKVERQRGPGWTRQEAGQFDMRAVRKEDMKAETQIGRKTGRQKDKTAARQVGSKTGRQQDRSAAREVGNKTGRQQERSAARQISSRRGRQQDRSAARQVGSKTGRQHDKSAAGQVGSRTSRQQDRSAAKQVSGKTDRRLDRSAARQVSSKTGR, encoded by the coding sequence ATGTTTCTGGCAGCAAGGCTAGAAGGCAGGTCGGCCGGAAGGCATGGAAAATCAGGGGAACAGCAAGGAAGAAAGGTAGAAAGGCAGCGAGGACCAGGCTGGACCAGGCAAGAGGCTGGACAGTTCGACATGAGAGCAGTACGGAAGGAAGATATGAAGGCAGAAACGCAGATCGGCAGGAAGACAGGTCGGCAGAAAGACAAAACGGCAGCAAGACAGGTTGGCAGCAAGACAGGTCGGCAGCAAGACAGGTCGGCAGCAAGAGAGGTCGGCAACAAGACAGGTCGGCAGCAAGAGAGGTCGGCAGCAAGACAGATCAGCAGCAGGAGAGGTCGGCAACAAGACAGGTCGGCAGCAAGACAGGTTGGCAGCAAGACAGGTCGGCAGCACGACAAGTCGGCAGCAGGACAAGTCGGCAGCAGGACAAGTCGGCAGCAAGACAGGTCGGCAGCAAAACAGGTCAGCGGCAAGACAGATCGGCGGCTAGACAGGTCGGCAGCAAGACAGGTCAGCAGCAAGACAGGTCGGTAG